DNA from Balaenoptera ricei isolate mBalRic1 chromosome 6, mBalRic1.hap2, whole genome shotgun sequence:
aaataaatgtaagacttgtacactgaaaagtacaaaatagTGCTGAGAGAAATAATATGGAAACAGGTAGCGAGAGTCCATGTTCATAGACTGGAAGATTCAATACAGTTAAGATACAGTTCCACCcaaatttatttatagatttaatgctattcctatcaaaattccagcaggcttgttgttgttcttgttgttgcaGAAATTGGCAAAGTGATCCTAAATGTTATATGTGAAAATCAAACCAAAAGAGCTGAAAATTTGTCTTTTTGACGAATGGTGCTGACATattagatatccacatgcagaaaaGTGAGCTTAGACCTTACTTCACGCCAtactaaaaaattaactcaaaaagtgttagagacctaaatgtaaaagctaaaattttaaatcttttaggCTAAGACATAGGGAAAAAACTGAACTTTATGAAAATTCAAAACCTCTGTGTGCTTCAAGAGATACCAGCAAGAAAATGAAACGATAAGTGATAGAccgggaaaaaatatttacaaatcacatatctgctattggacttgtatctagaatatgcaaataactcttataactcaaaaataagacaaacaactgttttaaaaaatgggcaaaagatttgagtaggtattttaccaaaaaagacacatgaatggctaataagcacatatAGAGATACTCAACAtctttagtcatcagggaaatgtaaattcaaATACGACGAGATACCACTAAACACCCACTACAGGATGtctataattaaaaaacaaaccataataacaagtgttgaagatgtggagaaatgagaagcttcatacattgctggtaggaatgtaaagtggCACGcccactttggaagagtttgcagTATCCTGAGAAGTTAACATAGATTTAACATATAACCTATCAATTCTGCTTCTTGGTATCTatgtaagagaaatgaaaagatatatccACACAAATACTTGTctatcaatgttcatagcagaaatttgcataataaccaaaaggtgaaaacaactcaaatgcccatcaactgatgaatggataaacaaaatttggtataTCCATATACTCTAGTACTATTCAACAATACAAAGGAGTGAACTGATATATGCTATGACAGGGATAAACCTCCATTACTTGCTTAGTGAATGAAGCCAATGCAAAACACTACCTATTGTGCAATtctatttataggaaatgtccagaaaaagGCACATTTGTAGAGACCAAGAACTGATTAATGGTTGCCCAGGGATGGGAATGAAGATTGCAGATGGGCTTGATTGATATTTTTTGGGTTGATGGATATGTTTtacaagtagatttttaaaatttatttttttattgaagtatagttgatttacaatgttgtgttaatttctgctgtacagcaaggtgactcagTATAACTAGATTTTGATTATagatagttgcacaactctgtagaAGTTATTGAATTGTGTATGAaggatggtacattttatgttacacaaattatacctcaataaagctgtttaaagaaAGTGTGCCTGTGGACTCCACTGGTGTTGGCTATATACCTCAAAGACTCCTGGGaagctgcttttgttttctttgtaaaacCTCTTGTAGGCAAGAGGTAAATTCTCTTGTAGGCAAGAGAATTCCCTGTGGATTCAGAGTTGGCTAGCCAACACAATGCCCTTATTCCCTTGGAGTGCCATATTTGATTTGTGTGGATTATAGGGACTTAATGGCTGTCACTCTACAGATGACCAGGGAGGCCTGGTAGGTCTGGCTGGTGGCCCAGCAGTGGTGGGTTGTGAATCCCCTGTCTCACTGCCCTGCATGCACCTTCCCAGTCGCTCTTTGCTGATTCACAGAGGCCACCTTCCCCTTAGAGGAGTGGAACTGTTCTTGGATCAGGGTAAACCAACGGTTGGACTTCTCTGTTGGAATCGATTCCCTGGATCCTCCCATGGCCGTGGACCCTCTAAAATCCCTGCATGCAGCATTGTGGGTATGATGAGACTCCTATAAATTTGTCTCTTCTGCACAGTAGCCCTCAAATACCACAAAGTTGGAACACCAAGGCCTTGGTTGAGGTGGTAGCAGGGATGTACTCTGTTCTTTGTTTCAGGGAACATCTCACTGGAGATTGGCTTGTGGCTTTGGGGCTTCTTGGAATACATGCAGGTTGAGTGACTGGATTTATGAGTGATTaccacttctgctttattttcagcTGATTATTTACCCTGGAACCAACCAAGACGAGAACTGCTTCGTCTGCCACGCAACTACCGGCCGGCGTCAACCAAGTTTGATAGCCGAACCACACACCAGGATGACTACTCCATGAAGGGCCTGGTGAACACCATGAGCTGTAAGCCTCCGGCTGCACTCAAGCTCTGTAACATCCCCCTGGAGGATCTGACAAACTACAAGATGAGCTACATGGCCCACCCCATGGAGAAACGCTATGTGTATGAGCCGGAGAAGTTCAGACCCTGTGAAATCCCCATTGAAAGCCTTACCACTCACAATGAGTCATACCGGGGCCTGATGGGGGAGCCAGCCAAGAGCTTGAAACCTCCAGCCAGGCCTAGTGCCCTAGACACGCCATTCTCTAACACCACCGAATTTCGAGATAAGTACCAAGCTTGGCCAACGCCCCAGATGTTCTCCAAAGCTCCCGCCACCTTTGTTGCTCCTGAAGAAAAGATGGACCTTCTGACGACAGTGCGGGCCCACTACACGTACCCTAAGGGTGCCCCAGCTCAGTCCTACCGACCGGTGCTCTCGGTCAAGAAGGGTGGCCGCTTTGAAAGCTCCACCACGACCAAAGAGGACTATAAGCAGTGGGCCAGCATGCAGACCGAGCCAGTCAAGCCCATCCCCCAGCTCAACCTTCCCACCGAGCCCTTGGACTGCCTGACCACCACACGAGCCCACTATGTGCCCTGCCCTCCCATCACTACCAAAAGCTGTAAGCCCCCCTGGTCTGGCCCCCGAGGAGATATCCCTGTGGAGGGCCACACCACATATACCATCAGCTTTACTCCTAAGGCAATGAGCAGGTGCCTGGCTTCATATCCTGAGCCTCCCGGCTACATCTTTGAGGAAACAGATGCTTTGGGGCACAGAATATACAGGCCAGTTTCCCAGATAGGCTCTCGGCGGAGCAGCCGTCTTTCTGTAGGTGATTCAGAAAATCCTAACCAGCAGGAGTTGACAGTGtcagcttgatttttaaaaagattgtaaTTTAGAAATTGCACACTACTTTTAAAAGCAGATGATTGAGTTATTcgttggaccaaaaaaaaaaaaaaaaagaattccccaaaatgaaaaaaaagaaatcttcaccATCGTTTCCAGCACACTTGAATAAAATGAGAATCACTTGACTCAAGGAAAATGACATTTAATCACTGGCTAATTAGTCCCCTTAATCCTCCTTCTGCTGTCTCCCCCTCTTGGGTCCTTTACCGTGTGCTCATGGAATCAAAGCTGGtctctgagggttttttttcccatccagaagtattttattaatttaatcattGTATTAATTGACATTATGATTAACCCTTGCCAAGTATGAAGTGCCGAagaatataaactttattttggGGGGATTGAATCTGCAGGTCTGTGTGTTCACCCCACACGCTGTCTACACAGAGAGCAGGCTGTGTTCTTTGCGACCTTCGGGGAGATTTCAGCCTGACTCTCTCATTGCCTCCGCATCCTGGTGGGAGTGCCTTGGGCCTGATCTGGAGTCTTGTTTTGGGTTCTCTCTGCCCAGGGCTGCTGCACAGGGCATCTTTCTACCTCTTCACATCATGACATATGAGCACGAGCAGTGTTGTCTGCCAGTCGGCAGCTGGCCCTTGAGCTGTGAGCTCTTCTAAATGCTcagaacctggaaaaaatggCCTCAGCTTGGGCTGGTTCCTGGACCTGCTTGTCCTAAAATGACAGCTGTGACCAGACCTCTCACAAGGCTTGACACAGTGGTGAGCTGGATCCTGTCCTGGAGAAAGGGCTGGAGGTTCCTCTTTGGGGCCTAAGGTTTGATCCTAAGGCTAAGtagtttggagatttttttttttaattcagaagagTCAAGGAGGGACTTTGTTCAAGAGGGCCCAGGCCTGGATCAGATGGATTCAAGGTCTGGGTGAGCCTCATACAGAGGGATGCAGATTGACACCTGGGATACCGGCCTCTCTTTTGAGTCTGTGGAACCCTAAAATATACTCCATGGTCTCAGAGAACTGGGGAACAgtgtggaggggagaggggaaattTCAGCTCAGTGCCTGTTCATGGGCAAGAAACCTATGTCTCTTATCCAAGTCTGTCTTTCCATGGCTCTCACCTACCTGGCCCAGACATTCAGGTCCCCACCCCTTTTCTCCTCACGAGGTTTGCTTCACTGGGTTGGGATCTATATTATTTAATCCTCTTGGTTATATCAGGTCTGGATGCCTGCCCTTATGCGGTaaagaagctcagagagattatgCAGCTTGCTGAAAGCCACAGAGCTTGGAGCACCAAGgccaggattggaacccaggtcttctgttTCAAGATCCAGGGCTCTTCACCCAACACCAGGCACCCCCCATCTGCAGTGGCTCAGATCACATGGCTCCACAAACCACATCAAACCGCACTGTCTCTGTTTGAACTCCTTTCTGGAGTCCATTAAGCTAAAGGAGACCACTTAGGAgggtaggttttattatttttgtttcattttcacaaaTCAAATATTGGCACTTGATTTGAAAAATCAAATGGTGCTAAAATGCTTATAAAAATGTAGCAATCTCTTAAGTAGCTGCCCCTTGGCCTCTACTGTGACTTCCCCAGAGAACAATTGTAAATTATTGGATCTG
Protein-coding regions in this window:
- the SAXO1 gene encoding stabilizer of axonemal microtubules 1, whose protein sequence is MNWRDFGPHKVLPVKIHQPDPFVPSGENMDLLTSYKQDYNPYPVSRVDPIKPRDSKYPCGDKMECLPTYKADYLPWNQPRRELLRLPRNYRPASTKFDSRTTHQDDYSMKGLVNTMSCKPPAALKLCNIPLEDLTNYKMSYMAHPMEKRYVYEPEKFRPCEIPIESLTTHNESYRGLMGEPAKSLKPPARPSALDTPFSNTTEFRDKYQAWPTPQMFSKAPATFVAPEEKMDLLTTVRAHYTYPKGAPAQSYRPVLSVKKGGRFESSTTTKEDYKQWASMQTEPVKPIPQLNLPTEPLDCLTTTRAHYVPCPPITTKSCKPPWSGPRGDIPVEGHTTYTISFTPKAMSRCLASYPEPPGYIFEETDALGHRIYRPVSQIGSRRSSRLSVGDSENPNQQELTVSA